From the Desulfosarcina sp. BuS5 genome, one window contains:
- a CDS encoding ComEA family DNA-binding protein, whose protein sequence is MNIQMQNNRIFLAIPGRRRLLIFLIFFFSLLALLFLNEGIGRCQGWSDIIIRLLPDDSFAVIEKNNQAIKIRHCPHHDTNGRLDEEQLIYVLGTIDRETWIDPANKAIARKHLEKHYNKFIKKVIKKGLEKPVIINSDSLTELVALPQIGPVLAVRIVEYRNTHSSYQAIEDIKKVEGIGQGIFDAIRYYIKTD, encoded by the coding sequence ATGAATATTCAAATGCAAAACAACCGAATCTTTCTTGCCATACCCGGCAGGCGACGGCTTTTAATTTTTTTGATTTTCTTTTTCAGCCTGCTTGCTTTACTCTTTTTGAATGAGGGTATCGGCAGGTGCCAGGGATGGTCGGACATAATAATCCGCCTTTTGCCGGACGACTCATTTGCTGTTATAGAGAAAAACAACCAGGCAATAAAAATACGGCATTGCCCCCACCACGACACAAACGGGCGGCTTGATGAAGAGCAGTTGATCTATGTCTTGGGGACTATAGATAGAGAAACATGGATCGACCCGGCTAACAAGGCCATTGCCAGGAAACACCTGGAAAAGCACTATAATAAGTTTATAAAAAAAGTTATCAAAAAAGGACTGGAAAAACCGGTAATTATTAATTCTGACAGCCTCACCGAACTGGTGGCGCTCCCCCAGATCGGTCCTGTACTGGCAGTAAGGATTGTTGAGTACAGAAATACTCATTCCAGCTATCAAGCAATTGAAGATATAAAAAAGGTCGAAGGGATCGGTCAGGGAATATTTGATGCGATAAGATATTATATCAAAACAGATTAA
- a CDS encoding DUF4338 domain-containing protein, with translation MRLPVKEKNAIIGNRSRAIIVYGVLKDMICRSLLLLLESKGFIKLPARKCTPPNPLAKRKKTSWVIVDKTPVHCSVEDLFPIKLDQVRRTSFEKIFNGLVSEYHYLGYTQPVGEHLKYIAFSHNRPIACLAWGSAPWYIGARDRFIGWSKKIRENNLHLIANNLRFLILPWVQVPCLASYLLALNRHRLLQDWKTLYHHPVYLLETFVDTERYRGTCYKADNWICVGQTTGQGKLSKSKQPLLSKKAVYVYPLTKNFRRELCHDA, from the coding sequence ATGAGATTACCAGTAAAAGAAAAAAATGCCATTATCGGTAACCGTTCACGGGCAATAATCGTTTATGGTGTTCTTAAAGATATGATCTGCCGAAGCCTGCTGCTTCTTTTGGAATCAAAGGGTTTTATTAAACTGCCTGCCCGAAAATGTACCCCTCCCAACCCTCTTGCAAAGCGAAAAAAAACATCCTGGGTAATAGTCGATAAAACTCCTGTTCATTGTTCTGTCGAAGACCTGTTTCCTATAAAACTTGACCAGGTTCGCAGAACTTCTTTTGAGAAGATATTCAATGGTCTTGTAAGTGAGTACCATTATCTTGGTTATACTCAACCAGTTGGGGAGCATCTCAAATATATTGCATTTTCTCATAATCGCCCTATTGCGTGTTTGGCATGGGGGTCAGCGCCATGGTATATTGGAGCACGAGATCGTTTCATTGGCTGGAGCAAAAAGATTAGAGAGAACAATCTTCATCTAATCGCCAACAATCTCCGTTTTTTGATCCTGCCATGGGTTCAAGTCCCTTGTTTGGCATCATATTTATTGGCATTGAACCGTCATCGCTTGTTACAAGATTGGAAAACTTTATATCATCATCCGGTTTATCTGCTTGAAACCTTTGTTGACACAGAGCGCTACCGCGGTACCTGTTATAAAGCGGATAATTGGATCTGTGTGGGGCAGACAACCGGTCAGGGCAAGCTCAGCAAATCAAAGCAACCACTACTTTCCAAAAAGGCTGTTTATGTTTATCCCTTGACTAAAAACTTTCGCAGGGAGTTATGTCATGACGCATGA
- a CDS encoding toxin-antitoxin system TumE family protein, with amino-acid sequence MYTRERLQSFHVSLYDQEGERLRFKAQLTFTNDSKLFIKEYVFENKERKYAYHWTDTSGNLICHWDNANHWPGISTSPHHKHTGNKENALNSRKEKFFLTEMNI; translated from the coding sequence ATTTATACCCGTGAACGGTTACAATCTTTTCATGTTTCTCTCTATGATCAAGAAGGAGAGAGGCTTCGGTTTAAGGCGCAATTAACGTTCACGAACGACTCGAAGCTCTTCATAAAAGAATATGTTTTTGAAAATAAAGAGAGAAAGTATGCTTATCATTGGACAGATACCTCTGGAAATCTAATCTGTCATTGGGACAATGCAAATCATTGGCCAGGTATTTCGACTTCTCCGCACCACAAACATACTGGAAATAAGGAAAATGCCCTGAATTCCAGGAAGGAAAAATTTTTCTTGACAGAGATGAATATTTGA
- a CDS encoding transposase, whose protein sequence is MIDNFMPRQARLDAPGVLQHVMARGIERSKIFCDDKDRSSFLERLAVILEETQTQCYAWALIPNHFHLLLRTGPTPLSTVMRRLMTGYAVTFNIRHRRSGHLFQNRYKSVVCEEDPYLQELIRYIHLNPLRAKLVKDLKELDKYLWTGHSALLGKRKNPLIPKQADQPNRKSVIPNPKSEMSLAERTIQDVLRYFGESFKVARRRYRQFVKNGIDQGKCPEFQGGGLVRSAGGEKAGLLGRRKEEREKGDQRILGSGDFVGDVLRKAGEQLESMTKKRMSLDEIIAIVANSTETSIEDLKSTGRKRKLAHARAVIAYVAIRNLGYMGIEVAEALSLSPSTVSQNVEKGKIFLDRDEDLKVILQIN, encoded by the coding sequence TTGATAGATAACTTTATGCCACGCCAAGCCAGACTTGATGCCCCCGGTGTCCTTCAACATGTAATGGCACGGGGAATTGAACGCAGCAAAATCTTTTGTGATGATAAAGATCGCTCTTCCTTTCTGGAACGACTTGCTGTGATTCTTGAGGAAACACAAACCCAATGTTACGCATGGGCATTGATCCCGAACCACTTTCATCTGCTTTTACGTACTGGCCCGACGCCGCTTAGCACCGTGATGCGTCGACTTATGACCGGATATGCAGTAACATTCAATATTCGTCATCGGCGAAGCGGGCATCTTTTCCAGAATCGTTATAAATCTGTTGTCTGTGAAGAAGACCCTTATCTGCAGGAACTGATTCGTTACATTCATCTCAACCCGCTCAGAGCAAAGCTGGTCAAGGATCTGAAAGAGTTAGACAAGTATCTTTGGACTGGCCATAGCGCTTTGTTGGGGAAAAGAAAAAACCCGCTCATCCCAAAACAAGCAGATCAACCAAATAGAAAATCCGTAATCCCCAATCCGAAATCCGAAATGAGTTTGGCCGAGAGGACAATTCAGGACGTTCTTCGATATTTCGGCGAAAGCTTTAAGGTTGCTCGCAGAAGGTACCGCCAGTTTGTTAAGAATGGAATAGATCAAGGAAAATGCCCTGAATTCCAGGGAGGTGGCCTGGTCAGGAGTGCCGGTGGAGAAAAAGCAGGCCTTCTCGGACGAAGGAAGGAAGAACGCGAAAAGGGAGACCAGCGAATTTTGGGTAGTGGTGATTTTGTGGGTGATGTTTTAAGGAAAGCTGGAGAACAGCTTGAAAGTATGACGAAAAAAAGGATGTCCCTGGATGAGATAATAGCCATTGTGGCTAATTCAACAGAAACATCCATCGAAGATTTAAAATCCACTGGTCGAAAGAGAAAGCTTGCCCATGCTCGTGCGGTGATAGCTTATGTAGCGATCAGGAATTTGGGATATATGGGTATTGAGGTGGCTGAAGCTTTATCGTTGAGTCCCTCGACAGTCAGTCAAAATGTCGAGAAAGGAAAAATTTTTCTTGACAGAGATGAAGATTTGAAAGTAATATTGCAAATAAACTAA
- a CDS encoding PIN domain-containing protein — protein sequence MKDEIFIDSNILIYSVSQNLSKCQTSRELLLKHVDRITVSSQVINEFINVCIKKSILDLSDTFEKSNEFMEIFRFAVITKSDIRLSMDIKKRYKFSYWDSLIIASALENNCSILYSEDMQHSQVIENNLKIINPFEMG from the coding sequence ATGAAAGATGAAATTTTTATAGATTCAAACATCTTAATTTACTCTGTTTCACAAAATCTGTCAAAATGTCAGACATCAAGAGAACTATTGTTGAAGCATGTTGACAGGATAACAGTAAGCTCTCAAGTGATCAATGAGTTTATAAATGTATGTATTAAGAAAAGCATATTGGATTTAAGTGATACATTTGAAAAATCAAATGAATTTATGGAGATTTTCAGATTTGCTGTAATTACAAAGAGTGACATAAGGTTGTCAATGGATATTAAAAAGAGATATAAATTTTCCTATTGGGACAGTCTCATTATAGCATCAGCTTTGGAAAACAATTGTTCAATTCTCTATTCGGAAGACATGCAACATAGCCAGGTTATAGAAAATAATTTGAAGATTATAAATCCTTTTGAAATGGGTTGA
- a CDS encoding polysaccharide biosynthesis protein, whose protein sequence is MFRDKTLLITGGTGTFGNAVLQAFLDTGIKEIRIFSRDEKKQDDTRKEHADSKLKFYIGNVRDSSSLRDAMTGVDFMFHAASFEAGAVL, encoded by the coding sequence ATGTTCAGAGACAAAACACTTCTTATAACGGGTGGTACCGGTACCTTTGGTAATGCTGTTTTACAGGCATTTCTTGATACAGGCATAAAAGAAATCCGTATTTTTTCCCGTGATGAAAAAAAGCAGGATGACACGCGCAAGGAACATGCTGATTCAAAGTTGAAATTTTATATCGGCAATGTCCGTGATTCAAGCAGCCTGCGGGATGCAATGACCGGAGTTGATTTTATGTTCCATGCAGCAAGCTTTGAAGCAGGTGCCGTCTTGTGA
- a CDS encoding UPF0175 family protein produces MAKTVTTRLADGYVKKIDEMAARKGIDRSALLRSFFLGALKEHTIRDSLEDYKAGATTLWEAAQRCNLSLWEMIREVKRAHIHTSYDLKEFEKDLRALNG; encoded by the coding sequence ATGGCTAAGACCGTAACTACGCGTTTAGCCGATGGGTATGTTAAAAAAATCGATGAAATGGCCGCGCGAAAAGGTATTGACCGTTCGGCCTTATTGCGATCCTTTTTTCTCGGTGCCTTAAAAGAACATACTATACGTGATTCTCTGGAAGACTATAAGGCCGGCGCAACAACCCTCTGGGAGGCAGCTCAGCGCTGTAATCTGTCGCTCTGGGAAATGATTCGGGAAGTAAAACGCGCTCACATTCATACTTCCTATGACTTGAAAGAATTCGAAAAGGACTTGAGGGCGCTCAATGGATAG
- a CDS encoding DUF3368 domain-containing protein — MDRVVSNATPLIYLAKANQLSLLQGMVKQVFIPEAVYREVVIEGKRLGEKDAYSVERAIKQGWMVVQGIKIIYPVEIIIHPGEAEVISLAKEKGIEVVLIDDAKGRAASELADLRPVGTLWLILKAVKNHLLNFDQFLSTLEDIVKSGFYLKEEVYLKAVRKARDLSGN, encoded by the coding sequence ATGGATAGGGTCGTTTCCAACGCCACGCCACTCATATATTTAGCCAAGGCAAATCAACTGAGCCTTCTCCAGGGTATGGTCAAGCAGGTATTTATCCCTGAAGCTGTCTACCGGGAAGTAGTCATTGAAGGCAAGCGTCTGGGAGAAAAAGATGCTTATAGTGTTGAAAGAGCTATCAAACAAGGGTGGATGGTAGTTCAAGGTATCAAGATTATCTATCCTGTTGAGATCATAATCCATCCTGGCGAGGCAGAAGTTATCTCTCTGGCCAAAGAAAAAGGGATTGAAGTAGTGCTCATTGATGACGCCAAGGGCAGAGCTGCTTCTGAACTGGCAGACCTCAGACCTGTCGGCACTCTGTGGTTGATCTTGAAGGCTGTCAAAAATCACTTACTTAACTTTGATCAATTTTTGTCTACCCTTGAGGATATTGTTAAGTCTGGATTTTATCTCAAAGAAGAAGTTTATCTAAAAGCTGTTCGCAAGGCCAGGGACTTATCCGGCAATTAA
- a CDS encoding type II toxin-antitoxin system VapC family toxin, translating into MKATYFCDTSAIIKLYHAEIGTEYAESIFSDKQCILIISELTLVEFDSSVSKKVRTGDITESAKNEAIKNFKKDCQDRFLVNPLNSRIIRSARKLINKHGNNLSIRTLDALQLGSCLVEEQEGLHFVCADSRLNKICKLEGVSTINPETIDRRSPIDQ; encoded by the coding sequence ATGAAAGCTACTTATTTTTGTGACACTTCAGCGATTATAAAATTGTACCATGCCGAGATTGGCACAGAATATGCGGAATCTATTTTCAGTGATAAGCAATGTATACTTATTATTTCCGAATTAACACTTGTAGAATTTGATTCTTCTGTATCGAAGAAAGTCAGGACTGGCGATATAACAGAGTCTGCAAAAAATGAGGCAATAAAAAATTTTAAAAAGGATTGCCAAGATAGATTTCTCGTTAATCCCTTAAATTCAAGGATAATAAGAAGCGCCAGAAAGCTTATCAACAAGCATGGAAACAATCTTTCCATTAGAACACTCGACGCGTTACAATTGGGATCATGTCTCGTTGAAGAACAGGAAGGTCTGCATTTTGTGTGTGCCGACTCGCGCTTAAACAAGATTTGCAAATTAGAAGGCGTATCCACTATTAACCCGGAAACAATTGACAGGCGAAGCCCAATTGACCAATGA
- a CDS encoding type II toxin-antitoxin system HicA family toxin has protein sequence MLRIIKSNGCIFVRHGSNHDWYKNPQSGKSQPIARHAEIEDGLAKRIIKRLS, from the coding sequence TTGCTGCGAATAATTAAATCAAACGGTTGCATCTTTGTTCGCCATGGAAGCAATCATGATTGGTATAAAAATCCCCAATCAGGGAAAAGTCAACCTATAGCAAGGCATGCCGAAATAGAAGATGGGCTCGCCAAAAGAATAATTAAAAGACTATCTTAG
- a CDS encoding transposase encodes MNYTVTSNHIHLLVVDDGKRDVIPKSIQLVAGRTGQEYNQRKKRKGAFWEDRYHATAIENGKHLIRCLIYIDLNMVRTGVIAHPSQWPFSRVQRNSESQKGKHPETL; translated from the coding sequence TTGAATTACACGGTCACATCGAACCATATTCATTTACTCGTAGTGGACGATGGGAAACGAGATGTAATTCCGAAGTCAATTCAACTTGTGGCAGGGAGGACAGGCCAGGAATACAACCAAAGGAAGAAACGTAAAGGAGCATTTTGGGAGGATCGCTATCATGCAACAGCCATTGAAAATGGCAAGCATCTGATCCGTTGTCTCATTTACATTGACTTGAATATGGTGAGGACCGGGGTCATAGCTCACCCATCTCAATGGCCTTTTTCCCGGGTACAACGAAATTCAGAATCCCAAAAGGGAAAACATCCTGAAACATTATGA
- a CDS encoding helix-turn-helix domain-containing protein has protein sequence MGSGDFVGDVLRKAGEQLESMTKKGMSLDEIIAIVANSTETSIEDLKSTGRKRKLAHARAVIAYVAIRNLGYRGIEVAEALSLSPSTVSQNVEKGKIFFDRDEYLKVILQIN, from the coding sequence TTGGGCAGTGGTGATTTTGTGGGTGATGTTTTAAGGAAAGCTGGAGAACAGCTTGAAAGTATGACGAAAAAAGGGATGTCCCTGGATGAGATAATAGCCATTGTGGCTAATTCGACAGAAACCTCCATCGAAGATTTAAAATCCACTGGTCGAAAGAGAAAGCTTGCCCATGCTCGTGCGGTGATAGCTTATGTAGCGATTAGGAATTTGGGATATAGGGGTATTGAGGTGGCTGAAGCTTTATCGTTGAGTCCCTCGACAGTCAGTCAAAATGTCGAGAAAGGAAAAATTTTCTTTGACAGAGATGAATATTTGAAAGTAATATTGCAAATAAACTAA
- a CDS encoding NAD-dependent 4,6-dehydratase LegB encodes MTIKIAGKKILVTGADGFIGSHLTEELVKQGADVRAFVLYNSFNSWGWLDHSPQKIRSEMDIFSGDIRDPYGVKKAIKGCDIIFHLAALIAIPYSYHSPDTYVDTNIKGTLNIVQAARELEVEKMIHTSTSEVYGTAQYVPIDEGHPLQGQSPYSASKIGADQIAMSFYNSFGTPVSIIRPFNTYGPRQSARAVIPTIITQIAKGKKRIRLGALEPTRDFNYVRDTVRGFIAMAESDRVLGEVVNIGSNYEISIGETVNLIADIMKSNIIVETDKQRVRPGKSEVERLWADNSKAKILLTGWEPQYSGRDGFRAGLKETVEWFTAPENIDKYKADLYNI; translated from the coding sequence ATGACAATAAAAATTGCAGGAAAAAAAATACTTGTCACGGGCGCTGATGGATTTATCGGATCCCACCTTACTGAAGAGCTTGTGAAACAGGGCGCGGATGTTCGAGCCTTTGTTTTATACAATTCCTTTAATTCCTGGGGATGGCTGGATCATTCTCCTCAAAAAATACGTAGCGAGATGGATATTTTTTCAGGTGATATACGTGATCCTTATGGCGTTAAAAAGGCCATTAAAGGGTGCGATATCATATTCCACCTGGCTGCGCTGATAGCAATTCCATATTCGTATCATTCGCCCGATACCTACGTGGATACCAATATCAAAGGGACATTGAATATTGTTCAGGCTGCAAGAGAACTAGAGGTAGAGAAAATGATACATACTTCCACAAGCGAAGTTTACGGCACTGCTCAATATGTCCCCATAGATGAAGGTCATCCGCTTCAAGGGCAGTCTCCATATTCGGCTTCCAAAATCGGGGCGGATCAAATTGCCATGTCCTTTTATAATTCTTTCGGCACTCCGGTATCTATTATACGCCCTTTTAATACTTACGGTCCCAGGCAGTCAGCCCGCGCAGTGATACCGACAATTATAACCCAGATAGCCAAAGGAAAAAAAAGAATAAGACTTGGAGCGCTTGAACCGACGCGTGATTTTAATTATGTAAGAGATACTGTGCGCGGCTTTATTGCAATGGCCGAATCCGACAGGGTTTTAGGTGAGGTGGTAAATATCGGAAGTAATTATGAAATTTCCATTGGTGAAACAGTAAACCTGATCGCGGATATTATGAAAAGTAATATTATTGTTGAGACAGACAAGCAGCGGGTTCGGCCTGGAAAGAGTGAGGTAGAACGGCTGTGGGCGGATAACAGCAAAGCTAAGATCCTCCTGACAGGGTGGGAACCTCAATACAGCGGACGCGACGGTTTCAGGGCGGGGCTGAAAGAGACTGTGGAGTGGTTCACAGCTCCTGAAAATATTGATAAGTACAAAGCTGACCTTTATAATATATAA
- a CDS encoding LegC family aminotransferase, whose product MAYMDKTSNFPETILTVLKDVLPKDRKFIPLHEPKFNGKEIEYVTACIDSTFVSSVGKYVDKFEKMLEEYTGVKKAVAVMNGTSALHIALKLANVRQGDEVIMPALTFVATANAVSYLQAVPHFADIDEKRLGIDPVKLKEYLEDIGDIREEECYNKKTGKRIKAVLPVHVFGHPAELDFLNAICEKFKLTLIEDAAESLGSFYKGRHTGNWGKLSALSFNGNKIITTGAGGAILTNDETLGIQAKHITTTAKNPHKWNFSHNQIGYNYRMPNINATLGCAQLERLEYFVEKKRTLAKRYMTAFNEIDGVRFVAEPEDSRSNYWLNTILLDKKHANLRDLILKTTNTAGIMTRPAWKLMPSLPMYEHCPGMDLTVAEKMEKRIINIPSSADL is encoded by the coding sequence ATGGCATATATGGACAAAACATCCAATTTCCCCGAAACTATTCTAACAGTATTAAAAGATGTCCTTCCCAAAGATCGTAAGTTCATCCCCTTACATGAGCCGAAGTTTAATGGTAAAGAAATAGAGTATGTAACGGCTTGCATTGATTCAACATTTGTATCCTCCGTCGGTAAGTACGTAGATAAATTTGAAAAAATGCTTGAGGAATATACAGGCGTAAAAAAAGCTGTCGCCGTAATGAACGGCACTTCGGCCTTGCATATTGCGCTTAAACTGGCAAATGTCCGGCAGGGAGATGAAGTAATCATGCCTGCTCTTACATTTGTGGCTACGGCCAATGCGGTTTCGTATTTGCAGGCCGTGCCTCATTTTGCAGATATTGATGAAAAAAGATTAGGGATTGATCCTGTAAAGCTTAAAGAATATTTGGAGGATATAGGAGATATCAGAGAGGAAGAATGCTATAATAAGAAAACAGGAAAACGAATTAAGGCAGTTTTGCCTGTACATGTATTCGGCCATCCCGCAGAACTCGATTTTTTGAATGCTATCTGTGAAAAATTTAAACTCACGCTTATCGAGGATGCAGCGGAATCTCTTGGTTCATTTTATAAGGGGCGGCATACCGGTAACTGGGGAAAACTTTCTGCTTTAAGTTTTAACGGGAACAAGATCATAACCACAGGCGCTGGCGGGGCCATACTGACAAATGACGAGACCCTGGGCATTCAGGCAAAACATATAACTACTACGGCAAAAAATCCTCACAAATGGAATTTTTCCCATAATCAGATCGGTTATAATTATCGCATGCCTAATATTAATGCTACGCTCGGCTGCGCCCAATTGGAACGGCTTGAATATTTTGTGGAAAAAAAACGTACCCTGGCAAAAAGATATATGACCGCTTTTAATGAAATTGACGGGGTCCGGTTTGTTGCTGAACCTGAAGATTCCAGAAGTAATTACTGGTTAAATACTATCCTCCTTGATAAAAAGCATGCCAATCTCCGTGATTTAATACTGAAAACCACCAATACAGCCGGCATCATGACCCGCCCGGCCTGGAAATTAATGCCTTCCCTTCCCATGTATGAGCATTGCCCCGGGATGGATTTAACTGTAGCTGAGAAAATGGAAAAAAGAATTATAAACATCCCAAGCAGCGCTGATTTATGA
- a CDS encoding Fic family protein: MIDYLGLKDRKHFKTEVLNPLINQKKLAMKFPDKHGSPKQKYYSPNISPSKTV; encoded by the coding sequence ATGATTGATTATTTGGGATTAAAAGACAGAAAACATTTTAAGACCGAAGTTTTGAACCCCCTTATTAACCAAAAAAAATTAGCGATGAAGTTTCCGGATAAACATGGAAGTCCGAAACAAAAATATTATTCGCCAAATATCAGTCCTTCAAAAACCGTTTGA
- a CDS encoding type II toxin-antitoxin system prevent-host-death family antitoxin, which produces MSLKVVTALNARQKFGTIMNAVSLKNDQYIVERKGMPMVAIIPIKKFKQMDKARQRFFSNMSKISNSFVGEDLGKLDDILAEATQAAKQVECRRG; this is translated from the coding sequence ATGTCATTAAAGGTAGTTACGGCACTTAATGCCCGGCAGAAGTTCGGCACAATAATGAATGCTGTGTCATTAAAAAACGATCAGTATATTGTTGAGCGTAAGGGGATGCCTATGGTGGCAATTATTCCGATCAAGAAATTCAAGCAAATGGATAAGGCCAGGCAGCGGTTCTTTAGTAATATGTCGAAAATCAGTAATTCTTTTGTCGGAGAAGACCTGGGAAAGCTTGATGATATTTTGGCAGAAGCAACACAGGCAGCTAAACAGGTCGAATGTCGTCGAGGATAA
- a CDS encoding putative toxin-antitoxin system toxin component, PIN family has product MKIVVDANLFASGLIKPNSNPCKILNLIKQNEVELILSPAIIKEIKRILLYPKLQKYHRKTAQEIDAYFEDILMFAWIVEGEGIVDIIKDDPSDNKYLACAYEGEADYIVSGDHHLLDIETYEGIEILKVKAFLSVWEKEWESKDLPER; this is encoded by the coding sequence TTGAAAATCGTTGTCGATGCCAATCTTTTTGCCAGCGGCCTGATCAAACCGAATTCAAATCCCTGCAAAATTCTTAATTTAATCAAGCAGAATGAAGTAGAATTGATTCTGTCGCCAGCTATCATAAAAGAGATAAAACGTATTTTGCTCTATCCCAAGCTTCAAAAATATCACCGCAAAACCGCACAGGAAATTGATGCATACTTTGAAGATATCTTAATGTTTGCCTGGATTGTTGAAGGAGAGGGGATAGTTGATATAATTAAAGACGATCCTTCAGATAACAAATATTTGGCGTGCGCTTATGAAGGCGAAGCGGATTATATCGTCTCTGGTGACCACCATTTATTGGATATAGAAACTTATGAGGGGATTGAGATTCTTAAAGTGAAAGCGTTTTTGAGCGTTTGGGAAAAAGAATGGGAATCAAAGGATTTGCCGGAAAGATAG
- a CDS encoding GxxExxY protein yields MTDQRAYKIIGCAMEVHKELECGFLEAVYQEALGREFKVQEIPFKSQPTIQIFYKGQPLNKTYQPDFVCYDEIIVEIKAISSLSGIEKAQLINYLKATGIKVGLLINSTFGVIF; encoded by the coding sequence ATGACGGATCAGAGAGCATACAAGATAATTGGCTGTGCCATGGAGGTTCATAAAGAATTGGAGTGTGGGTTCCTTGAAGCTGTATATCAAGAGGCGTTGGGAAGGGAATTCAAGGTTCAGGAGATTCCATTTAAATCGCAGCCGACTATACAAATTTTCTACAAAGGGCAACCTCTGAACAAAACATATCAACCTGACTTTGTGTGCTATGATGAAATAATCGTAGAGATCAAGGCCATTTCAAGTTTGTCTGGAATTGAGAAAGCACAGCTAATCAACTATTTGAAAGCGACGGGCATTAAAGTAGGACTTTTGATTAACTCAACTTTCGGAGTTATTTTTTAA
- the neuB gene encoding N-acetylneuraminate synthase: MEKTYIIAEAGINHNGDLELARQMIDVAVDAGADAVKFQTFKAEKVVSRFAPKAEYQKKATNADESQLEMIKKLELDAAAHHMLIDYCAKKNIRFLSTPFDLESIDLLNELGFDIFKIPSGEITNLPYLRKIGKLKKKVIMSTGMSDLGEIEDALLILMKAGTSAENITILHCNTEYPTPIEDVNLKAMQMIGAAFPGIKIGYSDHTLGIEIPIAAVAMGATIIEKHFTLDKNMSGPDHKASLEPDELKAMVCAIRNIEKALGAGIKKPSSSELKKQAYCPQKHCSGKKYPQR; the protein is encoded by the coding sequence TTGGAAAAAACATATATCATAGCAGAAGCCGGGATTAATCATAATGGCGATCTTGAGCTGGCCAGGCAGATGATTGATGTGGCTGTTGACGCAGGCGCAGATGCCGTAAAGTTTCAAACCTTCAAGGCGGAAAAGGTTGTAAGCAGATTCGCTCCAAAGGCGGAATATCAGAAAAAGGCCACTAATGCAGATGAATCCCAGCTTGAGATGATAAAAAAACTGGAGCTTGATGCGGCGGCCCACCACATGCTTATCGATTACTGCGCCAAGAAGAATATCCGTTTTTTATCCACTCCGTTTGACCTTGAAAGCATAGACCTGCTAAATGAGCTTGGCTTTGATATTTTTAAAATACCATCCGGTGAGATTACCAACCTCCCCTATCTTCGAAAAATCGGAAAATTGAAAAAAAAAGTAATCATGTCTACAGGAATGTCTGATCTTGGAGAAATTGAGGATGCTCTGCTGATTCTGATGAAGGCCGGAACATCGGCTGAAAATATAACCATTTTACACTGCAATACGGAATACCCGACACCAATTGAGGATGTGAACCTTAAGGCCATGCAAATGATTGGCGCTGCGTTTCCCGGCATAAAGATTGGTTATTCCGATCATACCCTCGGAATAGAAATCCCCATTGCCGCCGTGGCCATGGGAGCAACAATTATCGAAAAGCATTTCACTCTTGATAAAAACATGAGCGGCCCTGACCATAAGGCATCTCTTGAACCGGATGAACTTAAAGCCATGGTTTGCGCCATCCGCAATATCGAAAAAGCCCTTGGCGCTGGCATTAAAAAGCCCAGCTCTTCAGAACTGAAAAAACAAGCCTATTGCCCGCAAAAGCATTGTAGCGGCAAGAAATATCCGCAAAGGTGA